From a region of the Mercurialis annua linkage group LG1-X, ddMerAnnu1.2, whole genome shotgun sequence genome:
- the LOC126677715 gene encoding uncharacterized protein LOC126677715: MGPHLIKTIKPTTFLCSFFSNSSSPSLSHIQPQTMSSLIRNTSALNLSAPPPSPIPTGKGSRSAANENFSEYLDKTFNIPDLSLPAPHFPLYNNNDYADHDHDHDHDDDRTDTYIPEKIDYRLLELGDYETIDRLLRSAREFGVFMIIDHEIFYDHDDRDLLPLLHVDVDRVFCDLEKGSFGNEKKGNISWVRSSDKRMKCTRSQFVTDRYGSFSEKMEIIASKLDEMAEQLRHIFVENIARLQFGSRIQGNESVLSLYRYSGNHSSVQNPLSSTDQTSSKHSDHTLCLHLPATRSQFHVQSASGPLSFHVGPDTIVVTVGQRIEEWSMGDFKCVSSELICEPELEANNATFSIELKCKSLDLDASSNKNNCNTITIRHQILVMVVIIFLYKIIMFLFS, translated from the exons ATGGGCCCCCACTTAATCAAAACCATAAAGCCCACCACCTTCCTCTGCTCTTTCTTCTCCAATTCCTCCTCTCCCTCCCTCTCTCACATCCAACCCCAAACAATGTCTTCTCTTATACGCAACACAAGCGCCTTAAACCTATCGGCGCCGCCTCCGTCTCCAATCCCCACCGGAAAAGGCTCACGATCCGCCGCCAACGAAAACTTCTCCGAATACCTCGATAAAACCTTCAACATTCCCGATCTCTCCCTCCCTGCACCTCACTTTCCACTATACAATAACAATGACTACGCCGATCACGATCACGATCACGATCATGATGATGATCGGACGGATACATATATTCCGGAGAAAATTGATTACCGGTTGTTGGAATTAGGTGATTATGAGACGATTGATCGGCTGTTACGCTCGGCTAGAGAGTTCGGTGTGTTCATGATTATTGACCATGAGATTTTTTATGATCATGATGATCGTGATTTGTTGCCGTTGCTACACGTGGATGTTGATCGGGTTTTTTGTGATTTGGAGAAGGGTAGTTTTGGTAATGAGAAGAAGGGGAATATTTCTTGGGTTCGTTCCAGTGATAAACGTATGAAATGCACAAGATCTCAGTTTGTGACTGATAGATATGGGAGTTTCAG TGAAAAGATGGAGATAATTGCGAGTAAACTGGATGAAATGGCTGAACAATTGCGTCATATATTTGTGGAAAACATAGCAAGATTGCAATTTGGAAGTAGAATTCAAGGGAACGAGTCTGTGCTCAGTTTATACAGATACTCGGGCAATCATAGTTCGGTACAAAATCCATTGTCATCAACTGATCAGACAAGCAGCAAACATAGTGATCATACTTTGTGTCTTCATCTGCCTGCAACGCGGTCTCAGTTTCATGTCCAGTCTGCAAGTGGCcctttgtcttttcatgttGGTCCAGACACCATTGTTGTCACTGTTGGACAACGTATTGAG GAATGGAGCATGGGCGATTTCAAATGTGTATCTAGTGAATTAATCTGTGAGCCAGAGCTCGAAGCAAACAATGCTACATTCTCTATAGAGCTTAAATGCAAGTCATTAGATTTAGATGCAAGTTCCAACAAAAATAATTGTAACACAATCACTATAAGACACCAAATCCTAGTGATGGTAGTCATTATTTTCTTGTACAAAATTATTATGTTTCTTTTCTCATAA
- the LOC126665899 gene encoding probable serine/threonine-protein kinase WNK5, translating into MKKSCGIKGGGSIDGAKHQLGYVETDPSARYGRFREILGKGAMKTVYKAFDEVLGMEVAWNQVQLNDVLRSPEELQRLYSEVHLLKNLKHDSIIKFYASWIDVERRTFNFITEMFTSGTLREYRKKYQGVNIQAIKNWARQILHGLAYLHGHDPPVIHRDLKCDNIFVNGHLGQVKIGDLGLAAILRESQHAHSVIGTPEFMAPELYEEKYDELVDIYSFGMCVLEMLTSEYPYSECSNPAQIYKKVTSGKLPEGLYRITDPEAQKFVLKCLETASKRLPARELLLDPFLAPGEAKVMPVANIPIQRSLSNGSEGVMPSLLADPTKDTEMTITGTMDPDDDTIFLKVQISDKDGHTRNIYFPYDTMTDTAIDVAAEMVKELDITDWEPLEIAEMIEEQITSLIPSSQDLLFSSQGQQYHRQISFNYDDDDENDDEVHHPFRSVSSRSSSQASLLALSSSYENHHLQSGSINNVASSHDWLQGELCLNDDTSSESSSFNSFNYSNINYCSGIEDNSYEEHYSSSEKVAHQSTRFSPADSSSYARNHRECSSSNTQQKLSRARSVVDLRSQLLHRSLVEEIHKRRLFKTVGAVENIGFQEPDFSRRW; encoded by the exons TTCAGAGAAATTCTTGGCAAAGGAGCCATGAAGACAGTATACAAAGCCTTTGATGAAGTTCTTGGAATGGAGGTGGCATGGAATCAAGTCCAACTTAACGATGTTTTACGGTCACCGGAGGAACTACAGAGACTATACTCCGAAGTTCATCTCCTTAAGAATCTCAAACACGACTCCATCATCAAATTCTATGCATCCTGGATCGATGTTGAAAGACGAACCTTTAACTTCATCACTGAAATGTTCACCTCAGGAACGTTAAGAGA GTACCGAAAGAAGTACCAAGGAGTAAATATTCAAGCAATCAAGAATTGGGCGCGTCAAATTCTCCACGGACTTGCTTATCTTCACGGCCATGATCCTCCGGTGATTCACAGAGATCTCAAGTGCGATAATATATTCGTTAACGGTCATCTTGGACAAGTCAAGATTGGTGATCTCGGCTTGGCAGCTATTCTTCGTGAATCACAACATGCTCATAGTGTCATAG GCACACCAGAATTTATGGCACCAGAATTATATGAAGAGAAATATGATGAACTGGTTGATATATATTCGTTTGGCATGTGCGTGTTAGAAATGCTCACTTCTGAGTATCCTTATAGTGAGTGTTCCAATCCTGCTCAAATTTACAAGAAAGTAACCTCG GGAAAGTTGCCTGAGGGATTGTACAGGATTACAGATCCTGAAGCCCAGAAATTTGTGCTGAAATGTTTAGAGACGGCTTCGAAGAGGCTGCCAGCGCGAGAGCTGTTGTTAGACCCATTTCTAGCACCCGGTGAAGCAAAGGTGATGCCGGTCGCAAATATCCCGATTCAAAGGTCACTTTCTAATGGATCAGAAGGGGTGATGCCATCTTTATTGGCTGATCCAACCAAAGACACAGAAATGACTATCACAGGGACTATGGATCCTGACGATGATACAATTTTCCTCAAAGTTCAAATTTCTGACAAAGATG GACACACAAGGAACATATACTTTCCGTACGACACAATGACCGACACAGCAATTGATGTGGCAGCAGAAATGGTGAAAGAATTGGATATTACTGATTGGGAGCCATTGGAGATTGCTGAGATGATTGAGGAACAAATCACATCTCTAATCCCAAGCTCACAAGATCTTTTATTCTCCTCACAAGGCCAACAATACCACCGGCAGATCAGCTTCAACTACGATGATGATGACGAAAACGACGATGAAGTTCATCATCCTTTCCGCTCTGTCTCCTCCCGCTCTTCGTCTCAAGCTTCTCTTTTAGCTCTAAGCTCTTCGTATGAGAATCACCATCTCCAAAGTGGAAGCATCAACAATGTAGCTTCTAGCCATGATTGGCTTCAAG GAGAACTTTGTCTTAATGATGACACAAGCTCAGAAAGCTCATCATTCAACTCCTTCAACTACTCCAACATAAATTACTGCTCAGGCATTGAAGACAACAGCTACGAAGAACATTATTCGAGCTCCGAAAAGGTGGCACATCAGTCTACGAGATTCTCTCCGGCAGATAGCAGCTCGTATGCGAGAAATCATCGGGAATGTAGCAGCTCGAATACGCAGCAGAAGTTAAGCAGAGCTCGATCAGTCGTTGATTTACGTAGCCAGTTGCTGCATAGATCATTGGTGGAGGAGATACATAAGAGGAGATTGTTCAAGACTGTTGGTGCTGTTGAAAATATTGGTTTTCAGGAACCTGATTTTTCCAGAAGATGGTGA